In one window of Megalopta genalis isolate 19385.01 chromosome 8, iyMegGena1_principal, whole genome shotgun sequence DNA:
- the LOC143259914 gene encoding uncharacterized protein LOC143259914 — MMFANATPKKAITFTKYSVILCCGWPLPSSASKRQFYGYLFLKVVGTLLTVAVFLPALWSLYLHIDDPVITGNTFGLTCALLQSVANVIICTIQHNRYQRLIEEMTNYVDKAESHEMAIFQRYVDTYSTYHETSILFPYICAVLVVVATLFLEQPFPVISEYPFRVDYEPIRTIIFLNHSFVALQNISSLNLNSVTALLLLFAAARFDIFMSHLEMADTVADLKECMNMYGDVKRYAHDVVGGIQYITLSTVLFSSIILVNCGLNIIGHLGFGVKCQFTFVALTVLLEVFTCVFPADRLIEASEGAIRNVYNLKWYERDLSVQKMIYRMMVRQRPIFVSFIYVIPQLSLDYYCSYITNAFSLFTTLRFLLSDPEEILSSDIANATCCNN; from the exons ATGATGTTCGCAAACGCAACACCGAAGAAGGCTATCACCTTCACGAAATACAGTGTTATCTTGTGCTGCGGTTGGCCGCTCCCTTCATCAGCGAGCAAGCGTCAATTTTACGGTTATCTGTTCCTGAAAGTTGTGGGTACTTTACTCACCGTCGCAGTGTTTTTGCCTGCGCTCTGGTCGCTTTACCTTCACATTGATGATCCAGTGATCACCGGCAATACGTTCGGTCTCACATGTGCTTTACTTCAAAGCGTCGCAAATGTAATCATCTGTACCATCCAGCACAATCGTTATCAG CGACTGATCGAGGAAATGACGAATTATGTAGATAAGGCGGAGTCCCACGAAATGGCTATCTTCCAGCGATACGTGGACACGTATTCTACTTATCACGAGACGTCCATATTATTCCCCTATATTTGCGCGGTACTCGTTGTGGTCGCAACTTTGTTCTTGGAACAGCCGTTCCCGGTGATCTCTGAGTATCCATTCCGCGTCGATTACGAACCCATCAGAACAATCATTTTTCTAAATCATTCATTCGTCGCTTTGCAAAATATTTCGAGTTTAAATTTGAATTCAGTGACAGCGTTGCTGCTTCTGTTTGCTGCAGCACGATTCGACATATTCATGTCGCATTTGGAAATGGCTGACACTGTCGCCGACTTAAAGGAATGTATGAATATGTACGGTGACGTGAAAAG ATATGCACATGATGTCGTTGGCGGCATCCAATACATAACATTGTCCACAGTTTTGTTCAGTAGTATAATCCTTGTAAATTGTGGACTCAATATTATTGGG CATCTTGGATTTGGTGTAAAATGCCAATTCACATTTGTTGCTCTGACGGTGTTGCTAGAAGTTTTCACGTGTGTGTTCCCAGCTGATCGTCTGATAGAAGCA AGTGAAGGTGCTATTCGGAATGTCTACAATTTAAAGTGGTACGAACGAGATTTAAGTGTGCAGAAAATGATATACCGCATGATGGTGCGACAGAGGCCAATATTTGTCAGCTTCATATACGTTATTCCGCAACTATCGTTGGACTATTATTGTtca TACATTACAAACGCGTTTTCTTTGTTCACTACTCTGCGTTTTCTACTGAGTGATCCGGAAGAGATATTGTCATCTGACATTGCTAACGCTACCTGTTGCAACAATTGA